A window of the Dictyostelium discoideum AX4 chromosome 4 chromosome, whole genome shotgun sequence genome harbors these coding sequences:
- the cbpB gene encoding calcium-binding protein, whose protein sequence is MASKVDYQSGKKHGLQLKNQESELDSIAAEFAGELDEATLSKYKTQFMSYDINNSGDIDHYELQLLMEKINQPKTYLELKKMIEQVDSTGKGAINFRDFIKMMTGKTSSILQKILMFEEMGKKSEQPKGIPQKRSISDLP, encoded by the exons atggcAAGCAAAGTTGACTATCAATCTGGTAAAAAACATGGccttcaattaaaaaatcaagaaaGTGAATTAGATTCAATAGCTGCAGAATTTGCTGgt gAATTAGATGAAGCAACTctttcaaaatataaaactCAATTCATGAGTTATGATATTAATAACTCTGGTGATATTGATCATTATGAACTCCAACTTTTAAtggaaaaaattaatcaaccAAAGACTTatttggaattaaaaaaaatgattgaacAAGTTGATTCAACTG gTAAGGGAGCAATTAACTTTAGagatttcattaaaatgaTGACAGGAAAGACATCttcaattttacaaaaaattttaatgtttGAAGAAATGGGAAAGAAATCTGAACAACCAAAAGGAATTCCACAAAAAAGATCAATTAGCGATTTACCATAA